TGCCCGATGTTTCCACCCTCAAACTGCCAACGCGCGTGGTCTACATGCCCTTGGCGTTTGAGGATTCCGCCACGCTCGGCGCGGTGCAGCGTTATCAGGAAACCGTGCGCCATCAGGCGCCGTGGTTGCCTAATAACGTCGACTTTATCCAGCGCATTAACGGCCTGACAACGCGCGAGCAAGTCAGTGACATCATTTTTGATGCCAGCTATCTGGTGATGGGTCTGGGCGATGTCTATCTGGGCGCACCGTGCGCTGTGCCGCTGGACCCGCGCCATCGCTTGCTGACCAGCAAATACAATCCGGCGCGCACTTTCACTGCCGAAGGCACGGTGGGGATTGGCGGCGTGTACATGTGCATTTACGGCATGGATTCGCCTGGCGGCTATCAACTGGTCGGCCGCACGCTGCCGATCTGGAACAAATTTCTCAAGAACGCCGTGTTTGAGCCCGGTGAGCCATGGTTGCTGCGCTTCTTTGATCAGGTGCGGTTCTATCCGGTATCCGAAGCCGAACTGGACGTGCTGCGCGAAGACTTCCGTCACGGCCGCGCCGGTTTGCGCATCGAACAAGAAGTGTTCGACTTTGCCGCCTACGAGGGTTTCCTGGCCGATAACGCCGCCAGCATTACCGAGTTTCAGGCCAAACAGAAAGTGGCCTTTGAGGCCGAAGTGGCGCTGTGGGCAGCAGACGACACAGCTCATCAGCACGTCGCCGAAATCGTTGAGGAAGAAGAAGACGCGGTAGGCGACGGTCACCACATCGTCAGTGCCGATCTGTGCGGCAGCATCTGGAAAGTGCTGGTGGAAGTCGGCCAGCGCGTAGATGCCGGTTCGCCACTGATTGTGGTTGAAGCCATGAAAATGGAACTGGCGGTGAACGCGCCATTTGCCGGCACGGTGCGCTCGATCCGCGCGTTGCCGGGCAAGTCGGTTACGCCGGGTGAGCGTTTGCTGGTGCTGGAACCGCACGCATGAAGCCCGATCCGGTGATCTCTTTGCAGCAGGATGCCGCCGCCGAGCCCAAGCGGCGCGGCGCGGGCGACAACCTGGCGCATCGCATTTACGCCAGCATCAAGACCGACATCATGGAGTTCCGCCTGCTGCCGGGAGATCGCTTTACCGAGAGTGAAGTGGCCGAGCGCTTAAAAGTAAGCCGCACGCCGGTGCGCGAAGCCTTGTACCGCCTGCAGACCGAACATTTTGTGGAAGTGCAGTTTCGCAATGGCTGGCAGGTACGCCCGTTCGACTTTGCCTACTTCGAAGACTTGTACGACGTGCGCGTGATTCTGGAACTCGCCGCCGCGCGCCGTTTATGCGAACACGTCGACTCCACACCCGTGCCGGAGCTGGAAGAACTCAAGGGAGTATGGCTGGTGCCGGTGGGGGAACGTGTCACCGACGGCCAGATCGTCTCCGGTTTTGACGAGCTGTTTCACTCGACATTGGTGGCTGCTACCGGCAACCGCGAAATGGCGCGGATACACCGCGACGTCACCGAAAAAATCCGCCCGATCCGCCGCCTGGATTTCACCAAGCCTTTTCGGGTGGACACCACGTACCACGAGCACGGCGCCATTTTGCGGGCGATTGTGCAGCGGCGCGGAGATGAGGCACAGCGGATGCTCAAGGCCCATATCGACGAGAGCAAATCTGAGGTACGCAAGATCACGCTGCATATGTTGCATGCGGCGCGGCGACGGGGCACTGCAGACAGGTAGCCCGGATTCCCGCTAACGCTTCATCCGGGCTACGAAATACCGCTTCACCAGAAAACAAAAATCCAGGTCCGTGCAAAGACCAAACCAGTACGACTACTGAATAACTCGCAATACAGAAAGGCAATAAAAGCAAAAAGCAGGAAGGAAACCCATCCGTTTTCGTCACTTTCATTCAGTTATCAGGAGATGTAGCCATGAAACGTCGTACCGCACTGAAAGTCATTACGCTGTCTACGCTGATCGCCGCCACCGGTTTCACCAGCAACGCTTTTGCTGCAGACACCATCAAGGTGGGCATTTTGCATTCGCTGTCGGGCACGATGGCCATTTCTGAATCGGCGCTGGAACAAACCGCGCTGATGACTATTGCCGAGATCAACGCCCAAGGCGGGGTGATGGGTAAACAACTGGAGCCGGTGGTGGTTGATCCGGCTTCCAACTGGCCGCTGTTCGCCGAAAAAGCCCGCCAGTTGCTGGCCAAAGACAAAGTGGATGTGGTGTTCGGCTGCTGGACTTCCGTATCGCGCAAGTCGGTGTTGCCGGTGTTCCGTGAACTGAATGGCCTGTTGTTCTACCCGGTGCAGTACGAAGGTGAAGAACTCGAGAAAAACGTGTTCTACACCGGCGCCGCGCCGAATCAGCAAGCGATTCCGGCAGTGGATTACCTGTTGAGCAAAGATGGTGGCGAGGCCAAACGCTTTGTACTGCTGGGTACCGATTATGTGTACCCACGCACCACCAACAAGATCCTGCGCGCCTACCTGCATACCAAGGGCATTCAGGATTCCGACATCATGGAGGAATACACCCCATTTGGTTATTCCGACTACCAGACCATCATCGCCAAGATCAAAGATTTCTCCGCGCAAGGCAAGAAGACCGCCGTGGTTTCGACCATCAATGGCGACTCTAACGTGCCGTTCTACAAAGAGCTGGGCAACGCTGGCCTGAAAGCGACCGATGTGCCGGTCGTGGCGTTCAGTGTGGGCGAAGAAGAACTACGCGGTGTGGATACCAAGCCGCTGGTGGGCGAACTGGCTGCATGGAACTACTTCATGTCGGTGAAGAACCCGGAAAACACCAAGTTCACCAAGATGTATCGCGACTGGGCCAAGAAGCAAAAGCTGCCTAACGCTGACACCGCCGTGACCAACGACCCGATGGAAGCCACTTATGTGGGTATCCATATGTGGAAGCAAGCGGTTGAAAAGGCTCATTCCACCGATGTCGACAAGGTGATTGCGGCCATGGGCGGCCAGACCTTCAAGGCACCAAGCGGCTTTACCCTGGAAATGGACCCGAAAAACCATCACCTGCACAAGCCAGTGATGATCGGCGAAGTGAAAGCCAACGGCCAGTTCAACGTGGTATGGAAGACCAAGGCACCGGTCAAGGCCCAGCCATGGAGCCCGTACATTGTGGGGAACGACAAGAAGAAGGACGAACCGGAAGCGAATTGATTGGTTGTGAGAAGAGAGGGGTGAGGCGCGAGGCGTGAGCTGAAAAGCCGCACGCTTTACCTCGCACTTCTATTGACTCGTCATTCCCGACCTGGGCGGTCCCCTTGGCGGGAATGACGAATTTAAAGGCCGCAGGATGAATTCGCACTACCTGAGTTGGCCGGAAGTCTGCGCAACACCGAGTATGGGGATATCCCAATGAACAAAATACTGCGCACGTTGCTGGCGCTGGTGCTTGGATGTCTGTTGATGGCGTCCGCTCAAGCCGCCCTCGACGCCAGGGTGGTCAAGCAACTGGTCGATGATGATTCCGACCAGAAAATCGAGGCCATTGCCGCGCTGGTCAAAACCGGCACGCCCGAAGCCGCGCGGCTGCTACAGGCGCTGAGTGACGACGCGCTGTATGCCACAGATAGCCGCATCTGGCTCAAGGCCGATGACAAGGTCTACGACGCCGTCACCGGCACCGAGATCACCCCGGCGCCCGATGATGTCGACACCGTCACCATCAATAACCGGGTGCGCGGCACGCTGGATTCCGCATTGGCCGGCTTCAAACTGTTTGACCCGGACCCATCTGCCCGACTGGCTGCGGCGCAGTCGCTGCAGGGGGACGTTGGCGCAGTGATGATTCCGGCATTGACGCTGGCGCTGCAAAAAGAAACCGACAGCAAGGTCAAGCCCATCCTCGAACAACTGCTGGCGCAAGCCAATCTGAAAAACCCGGACGTCAAAGCGCGCTTGGCGGCGGTGGAAGGGCTGACGCACAGCAATTCACCCAACGCCCGCGGCCTGTTGCTGACCCGGCTGGACCCGGCCAACGAGCCCGACGCCGCCGTGCGCGAAGCGGCCAAAGCGTCGATTGCCTCGATTGATTCTCGCCTGGCGTGGACCAGCGCGCTGGCGAATGTATTTTCTGGCCTCAGTCTGGGCAGCATTTTGCTGCTGGCCGCGCTGGGTCTGGCCATTACCTACGGCGTGATGGGCGTGATCAACATGGCCCACGGCGAGTTGCTGATGGTGGGTGCGTATTCGGCGTATTTCGTCCAAGGCGTGTTCCGCAATCACTTCCCCGGCGCGCAAGACTGGTATCTGGTCGCTGCCGTGCCGGTGTCTTTCTTTGCCGCCGCGTTTGTCGGCATGGTCATGGAACGTACCGTGATCCGCTGGTTGTATGGCCGCCCGCTGGAAACGCTGCTGGCCACCTGGGGCGTATCGCTGGTGCTGATTCAGGGCGCGCGCACGCTGTTTGGGGCGCAGAACGTCGAGGTCTCCAATCCATCGTGGATGTCTGGCGGCATTGAGCTGTTGCCTAGCCTCACGCTGCCGTGGAACCGCATCGTGATCATCGGCTTTGCGCTGTCGGTGCTGGTGCTGATGTGGGCGATCATGCAAAAAACGCGGCTGGGATT
This genomic interval from Silvimonas soli contains the following:
- a CDS encoding GntR family transcriptional regulator, translating into MKPDPVISLQQDAAAEPKRRGAGDNLAHRIYASIKTDIMEFRLLPGDRFTESEVAERLKVSRTPVREALYRLQTEHFVEVQFRNGWQVRPFDFAYFEDLYDVRVILELAAARRLCEHVDSTPVPELEELKGVWLVPVGERVTDGQIVSGFDELFHSTLVAATGNREMARIHRDVTEKIRPIRRLDFTKPFRVDTTYHEHGAILRAIVQRRGDEAQRMLKAHIDESKSEVRKITLHMLHAARRRGTADR
- the urtA gene encoding urea ABC transporter substrate-binding protein codes for the protein MKRRTALKVITLSTLIAATGFTSNAFAADTIKVGILHSLSGTMAISESALEQTALMTIAEINAQGGVMGKQLEPVVVDPASNWPLFAEKARQLLAKDKVDVVFGCWTSVSRKSVLPVFRELNGLLFYPVQYEGEELEKNVFYTGAAPNQQAIPAVDYLLSKDGGEAKRFVLLGTDYVYPRTTNKILRAYLHTKGIQDSDIMEEYTPFGYSDYQTIIAKIKDFSAQGKKTAVVSTINGDSNVPFYKELGNAGLKATDVPVVAFSVGEEELRGVDTKPLVGELAAWNYFMSVKNPENTKFTKMYRDWAKKQKLPNADTAVTNDPMEATYVGIHMWKQAVEKAHSTDVDKVIAAMGGQTFKAPSGFTLEMDPKNHHLHKPVMIGEVKANGQFNVVWKTKAPVKAQPWSPYIVGNDKKKDEPEAN
- the urtB gene encoding urea ABC transporter permease subunit UrtB, whose protein sequence is MNKILRTLLALVLGCLLMASAQAALDARVVKQLVDDDSDQKIEAIAALVKTGTPEAARLLQALSDDALYATDSRIWLKADDKVYDAVTGTEITPAPDDVDTVTINNRVRGTLDSALAGFKLFDPDPSARLAAAQSLQGDVGAVMIPALTLALQKETDSKVKPILEQLLAQANLKNPDVKARLAAVEGLTHSNSPNARGLLLTRLDPANEPDAAVREAAKASIASIDSRLAWTSALANVFSGLSLGSILLLAALGLAITYGVMGVINMAHGELLMVGAYSAYFVQGVFRNHFPGAQDWYLVAAVPVSFFAAAFVGMVMERTVIRWLYGRPLETLLATWGVSLVLIQGARTLFGAQNVEVSNPSWMSGGIELLPSLTLPWNRIVIIGFALSVLVLMWAIMQKTRLGLFVRAVTQNRPMAGCVGVPTSRVDTLAFGLGAGIAGLGGLALSQIANVGPDMGQGYIVDSFLVVVLGGVGQLAGAVWAALGLGIATKLLEGWAGAVIAKIIVLAIIIIFIQRRPQGLFAVKGRVMD